The genomic segment CGCGTTCATCGTGGTGGATCCCTCGGTTTTCTGGCCTGACTACGATCCTGACCTGGGCAAGGCTTGCCCGGATCTGGGCGTGACCGGGAGAGACGAAGTCCTCCTGTACGTGATAGTTACCGTGCCGGACGATCCTCTGCTTGCCACGGCGAACCTCTTCGCTCCGATCGTTGTGAACGCGCGTACGGGCAAGGGGAGGCAGGTGCCGCTGCGTGAGTCTGGTTTTCCGCTCGCGGCGTGCGTTTTCCCGGAGAACATACGCCAGGGAAAGGTCGGATTGACCGATGCTTGTCCTGACGCGCAGAAGCGGTGAAAGCGTGATCATCGCCGACGACATCAAGGTCACGGTGATTTCCGTAGACACGAAGGCCGGCAGGGCCTACGTGAAACTGGGGATCACCGCGCCTGCCGACCTCAGAATATACAGAGAGGAGATATACGAGGAGATCAGACGCGAGAACGAAGCCGCGTCCGGTGCCACTCTCACTGACTTCGCTGCGCTTGCCCGGGCGTGGCGGCAAATGAGAGTGCCTGCTCGAGATCGATCAGAGTGATCAGCCTATCTTCCGCCCTAGCGATCCCTACGATGTACGCCAGGCCCGCGCCTTCCCTCGCAAGAGCCTCCGGTCTCTCGATGTCTTGTTCCGGTATGTGCGATACCTTCACCACGGAGTCTACGATCATCCCGATCGTGTCTTGCCCGGCCTGGACCACCACTATCCGTGTGGACGGCGTGACCGGTTCGGCGGGAACTCCCAGGCGCTTGGCCAGGCTCAGCACGGGGATGACCTGGCCGCGCAGGTTGACGACGCCTTCCACATACTCCGGAGCGCTCGGCACCGGGGTTATGGGCTGCATGCGTACTATCTCCCGCACGTCGCTGATGCCTACCGCATAGAGCTCCCTGCCGAGTTGAAACACGACGACATGCCTCGTGGCGGAGACGCTATGGGCGTGGACGTCCCCGGGTTCCGTTCCCCATCTTGCTCCGCTCGCCGGCGCGCTGACTGAGGTGGACACGTTGCAGTCACTCCTCCCTTTTCCTCTTGAATGGCCCCAGATCCATCGAATAGCCTCCAATCCGTCACGCGAACCTGGCCACGAGCTTTTCGAGGTCGGCCGCCATCTTCGCGAGGTCTTGGGCG from the Bacillota bacterium genome contains:
- the fliW gene encoding flagellar assembly protein FliW, which encodes MRIVFDEGILGFEDVREYDLIESDDPGPFRWLRATSGDLAFIVVDPSVFWPDYDPDLGKACPDLGVTGRDEVLLYVIVTVPDDPLLATANLFAPIVVNARTGKGRQVPLRESGFPLAACVFPENIRQGKVGLTDACPDAQKR
- a CDS encoding carbon storage regulator, with protein sequence MIIADDIKVTVISVDTKAGRAYVKLGITAPADLRIYREEIYEEIRRENEAASGATLTDFAALARAWRQMRVPARDRSE
- a CDS encoding chemotaxis protein CheW, with the protein product MSTSVSAPASGARWGTEPGDVHAHSVSATRHVVVFQLGRELYAVGISDVREIVRMQPITPVPSAPEYVEGVVNLRGQVIPVLSLAKRLGVPAEPVTPSTRIVVVQAGQDTIGMIVDSVVKVSHIPEQDIERPEALAREGAGLAYIVGIARAEDRLITLIDLEQALSFAATPGQAQRSQ